Below is a genomic region from Sphingomonas phyllosphaerae.
ATCGCCATTGCCGGTCGACGGTGTGATCCCGGGGTTTTCGCAAGGCCTGCAGACGATGGCGCGCGGCGCGGTCGCGCGCTTCTGCATCCCTGCTGCTTTGGGCTACGGCGCTCGCGCGTCAGGGCCGATCCCGGCCAACGCCGATCTGGTCTTCCAGGTCGAGTTGCTCGACTTCAAGACAGCCGCCGAGGTGGAAAGCATGAACCGCGCGCAAACCGGCGACACTGCGCCGCGGCAGGACGCACCGCCGCAGCCGTAAAGCCGGGCCGTCAAAGGCTTATGCCGCTGCTCATCGAGATCCACGACGAGGGCGATCTCCGGATCGAACCCTATCGCGACATTCGCGAACGCGATCTCGTCGGGCGCGCCGGGCTGTTCGTCGCCGAGGGCAAGGTCGTCGTCGAAAAACTGATCGGCAGTACGCTGTTTCGACCACGTTCGCTGCTCATCGCCGCCAAGCGGGTCGCAGCGCTCGGCACGCTGCTCGCCCGGCTACCGGATGACGTCCCCGTCTTCGTCGCCGACCAGAA
It encodes:
- a CDS encoding FKBP-type peptidyl-prolyl cis-trans isomerase, which encodes MRADNAIIPLPLNPVVPAGQRLCSTMSAAGLGSTTLRAGTGAKPTAGDVVLVNYIGYLTQTGAVFDQGMQSPLPVDGVIPGFSQGLQTMARGAVARFCIPAALGYGARASGPIPANADLVFQVELLDFKTAAEVESMNRAQTGDTAPRQDAPPQP